In Candidatus Binatia bacterium, one DNA window encodes the following:
- a CDS encoding glycosyltransferase family 39 protein → MDVPTHRLKALYWYAGLVAAVLIGLALRLRGIHNPLLDHPGWRQGDTAAIARNFVRLQFDILRPQTMYNGPPPNYVELELQLVPFTAAALYKLFGIHEVFGRLISVAFSLATVVTIAYFARWLFGSAVAGLIAAFFYAVFPGSVYYGRTFMPDAAMVFFLTAALYACARYLCEDERLFGRGLAWPTVLLTLAYLAKPVSVLALAPLAGMISQRFRERRALPPLPIAVLIAVPLLVLWIYDRRVSAYAEWHWASGITRLHVLPALLTAFEHAGAFAAKASQWVAALGMLPGTMLGKVAFGMSIASFVALPWVAARSKALLWGWLAGALAYVYVVVTVERVDYYLYPLLPLCALAIGGALARYVAAVSRADAAPAARYALLAVVPAIAIAVLVQSRAAVAAYYRYDKQVYRSAAALNAALPKDAIIVIGHYGPNVQYYIDRFGWEEDPALWTPFDEESAIRKGARYFISIEDRRMRANSDLCVWLQRFPLRTDLAPWPTYQTDPALASSGGDQLWRAYRTAQRAGNGREFLDRRGVCGVTSTTQSP, encoded by the coding sequence TTGGACGTTCCGACACATCGATTAAAAGCGCTCTATTGGTACGCCGGGTTAGTCGCCGCGGTCCTCATCGGCTTGGCGCTGCGACTGCGTGGTATTCACAATCCGTTGCTCGATCATCCAGGCTGGCGACAGGGCGACACCGCCGCAATCGCCCGCAACTTCGTGCGGCTGCAGTTCGACATCTTGCGGCCGCAGACGATGTACAACGGGCCGCCGCCGAACTACGTCGAGCTCGAGCTGCAGCTCGTTCCGTTCACGGCTGCAGCGCTATATAAGCTCTTTGGCATTCACGAGGTCTTTGGGCGGCTGATCAGCGTGGCATTTAGTTTGGCGACTGTGGTAACGATCGCGTACTTTGCGCGGTGGCTCTTCGGGAGCGCGGTCGCCGGGCTGATCGCCGCGTTTTTCTATGCCGTCTTTCCCGGGAGCGTCTACTACGGGCGTACGTTTATGCCCGACGCGGCGATGGTGTTCTTTCTCACCGCCGCCCTCTACGCGTGCGCCCGCTATTTGTGCGAGGACGAACGGCTTTTTGGACGCGGGCTGGCGTGGCCGACGGTCTTGCTGACGCTCGCGTATCTTGCGAAGCCGGTGTCAGTGTTGGCGCTTGCCCCGCTTGCCGGGATGATCTCGCAGCGTTTCCGGGAGCGACGCGCACTACCGCCGTTACCCATCGCTGTTTTGATCGCCGTTCCGCTGCTGGTTTTGTGGATATACGACCGGCGCGTCTCGGCGTACGCGGAGTGGCATTGGGCCAGCGGGATCACGCGCCTGCATGTGCTGCCCGCGCTGCTGACGGCGTTCGAGCACGCCGGGGCGTTTGCGGCCAAGGCGTCGCAGTGGGTCGCGGCGCTCGGCATGCTGCCGGGCACGATGCTCGGCAAGGTCGCGTTTGGGATGTCCATCGCGAGCTTCGTGGCTCTGCCGTGGGTTGCGGCGCGCAGCAAGGCGTTGCTGTGGGGCTGGCTGGCGGGCGCGCTCGCCTACGTCTATGTCGTCGTGACGGTCGAGCGCGTCGACTACTATCTCTATCCGTTACTGCCGCTGTGCGCGCTCGCGATCGGAGGCGCCCTGGCACGATACGTCGCGGCGGTAAGCCGCGCCGACGCCGCTCCGGCCGCGCGCTACGCCCTGCTCGCCGTCGTTCCGGCGATCGCGATCGCCGTGCTCGTTCAGAGCCGCGCAGCCGTCGCCGCCTACTACCGCTACGACAAGCAGGTGTACCGCAGCGCGGCCGCACTGAACGCCGCGTTGCCAAAGGATGCGATCATCGTCATCGGCCACTACGGCCCGAACGTGCAATACTACATCGACCGCTTCGGATGGGAGGAAGACCCGGCGCTGTGGACTCCATTCGACGAGGAGAGCGCGATCCGCAAGGGCGCTCGCTACTTCATCTCGATTGAGGACCGGCGCATGCGAGCCAACAGCGATCTGTGCGTCTGGCTGCAGCGCTTCCCGCTGCGGACGGACCTTGCGCCGTGGCCGACCTACCAAACGGATCCGGCCCTGGCTTCATCGGGCGGCGATCAATTGTGGCGCGCTTATCGCACGGCGCAACGCGCGGGGAACGGTCGGGAGTTCTTGGATCGCCGAGGCGTGTGCGGCGTTACGTCTACGACCCAATCTCCTTGA
- a CDS encoding tetratricopeptide repeat protein has product MSICRFVAAACAATLLAGCAGSIERWIVNTRVHQGDVAMLHGDVHDAALAYRLALRVDPKDPKARAGYVDAAAEVARLQYSKGSFDDALETVDAGLSVDSQSAPLAALKAAIEQAKLQREIVLTNYPTYHTAGLEIQRSYAQLNSMNGVLLRNLKRFGYTFDTDQLTAAIKRSYEMELELTKDTNRLIVYRQLVSSGVPETPAESTTFGAASLLPLP; this is encoded by the coding sequence ATGTCCATTTGTAGGTTCGTCGCCGCCGCGTGTGCGGCGACGCTGCTCGCGGGGTGCGCGGGTTCGATCGAGCGCTGGATCGTCAATACGCGCGTCCACCAGGGCGACGTCGCTATGTTACACGGCGACGTGCACGACGCCGCGCTCGCGTATCGCCTCGCACTTCGCGTCGACCCGAAGGACCCGAAGGCGCGTGCCGGCTACGTCGATGCGGCCGCAGAAGTGGCGCGGCTGCAGTACAGCAAGGGTAGCTTCGACGACGCACTGGAGACGGTGGACGCCGGGCTCTCGGTGGATTCGCAGAGCGCGCCGCTCGCGGCGCTCAAGGCGGCGATCGAGCAGGCCAAGCTGCAGCGCGAGATCGTGCTCACGAATTATCCAACCTACCATACGGCCGGACTCGAGATTCAACGCTCGTACGCGCAGCTCAACTCGATGAACGGCGTGCTGCTGCGAAACCTCAAGCGATTCGGTTATACGTTCGATACCGATCAGCTGACCGCGGCGATCAAGCGCAGCTACGAGATGGAGCTCGAACTCACCAAAGACACGAATCGCCTCATCGTCTACCGCCAGCTGGTAAGCTCGGGCGTCCCGGAGACGCCGGCGGAATCGACGACGTTCGGCGCCGCCTCGCTGCTGCCGCTCCCATGA
- a CDS encoding pitrilysin family protein: MSHRKTTLPTGVRVLTEAMPGVRSATVGIWADVGSSVESHDRRGISHLVEHMLFKGTSRRSARDIAETMDGVGGNLNAFTDKETTCYYAKIIDRHVPLALDVLSDMFLHSTFDAQELSKEQKVILEEIKMYDDSPDELIHDVFLQTMWSGSSLGEPTIGFADTVVRVTPDDLRAHMRAHYAPNSVVVAAAGNVEHDRFVELVAEQFADFEGSCALPEPEGPATTPGAHVLYKDSEQAHVIVGTRGIDVRDDRRYALSLLDTVLGGGMSSRLFQEIREQRGLVYSVYSFQAAYRRAGLFGVYAGTSPENVQPCIDVVLEQFARVRSTPIDAAEFALAKEHIKGNLTLSLESTSSRMIRLGRNEFALGRQVSPEEIERRIDAVTPDDVQQLARELLLDENLGLCIIGPVDESVITWRNDAA, encoded by the coding sequence GTGAGTCACCGGAAAACGACGCTTCCCACGGGCGTTCGCGTGCTCACCGAGGCGATGCCGGGAGTGCGCTCCGCCACCGTCGGCATTTGGGCGGACGTCGGCTCCAGCGTCGAGAGCCACGACCGCCGAGGCATCTCGCACCTGGTGGAGCACATGCTCTTCAAGGGGACGTCGCGCCGCAGCGCGCGGGACATCGCCGAGACGATGGACGGCGTCGGCGGAAACCTCAACGCATTCACCGATAAAGAGACGACCTGCTATTACGCCAAGATCATCGATCGCCACGTGCCGCTCGCGCTCGACGTGCTGTCGGACATGTTTCTGCACTCGACGTTTGACGCGCAGGAGCTGAGCAAGGAGCAGAAGGTGATCCTGGAAGAGATCAAGATGTACGACGACTCGCCGGACGAGCTCATCCACGACGTCTTCCTGCAGACGATGTGGAGCGGGTCGAGCTTAGGCGAGCCGACGATCGGCTTTGCCGACACGGTCGTGCGCGTGACCCCGGATGACCTCCGCGCCCACATGCGCGCGCACTACGCGCCGAACTCTGTGGTCGTCGCCGCGGCGGGCAACGTCGAGCACGATCGATTCGTCGAGCTGGTCGCCGAACAGTTCGCCGACTTCGAGGGCTCCTGCGCCCTCCCCGAACCGGAGGGGCCCGCCACCACGCCGGGCGCGCACGTTCTCTACAAAGACAGCGAACAGGCACACGTCATCGTCGGAACGCGCGGCATCGACGTCCGCGACGATCGCCGTTACGCGCTGTCGCTGCTCGATACCGTCCTGGGCGGCGGCATGTCGAGTCGTCTCTTTCAGGAGATTCGCGAGCAGCGCGGTCTCGTCTACAGCGTCTACTCCTTCCAGGCCGCCTATCGTCGCGCCGGGCTGTTCGGAGTCTACGCCGGAACCTCCCCCGAGAACGTGCAGCCATGCATCGACGTGGTCCTCGAACAATTCGCGCGCGTCCGCAGCACGCCGATCGATGCGGCCGAGTTCGCGCTCGCCAAGGAGCACATCAAGGGCAACCTCACGCTTTCCCTCGAGTCGACGTCGAGCCGGATGATCCGCCTCGGCCGCAACGAGTTCGCCCTGGGTCGCCAGGTCAGCCCCGAGGAGATCGAGCGCCGCATTGATGCCGTAACGCCGGACGACGTCCAGCAGCTCGCGCGCGAGCTGCTTCTCGACGAGAACCTTGGCCTGTGCATTATCGGCCCGGTCGACGAGTCGGTCATCACCTGGAGGAACGACGCGGCCTAG
- the glpX gene encoding class II fructose-bisphosphatase: MDHPVHSLDFVKVTESAALAASRWMGRGERDAADGAAVERMREALGEMEISGRIVIGEGERDEAPMLYIGEEVGSGGKEVDIAVDPVEGTNLVANGLPNAIAVMAIAERGTLLHAPDTYMRKLAVGHKAAPYVHIDAPVRENLEAVANALDKPINDVCVIILDRPRHADLIRDVRAAGARIRLISDGDVDACIATAIESTGIHVAMGTGGAPEGVLAAAAIKCLGGNFMGRLQPRNPQEAQRAIDMGFGDLERVLELDDLVRSNDVIFCATGITDGDLVRGVRFFGNQARTHSILVHSSGTVRFIESTHRLGARPAGR, from the coding sequence CTGGACCACCCGGTTCACTCGCTCGATTTCGTCAAGGTCACCGAAAGCGCGGCGCTCGCGGCGTCGCGTTGGATGGGGCGTGGCGAACGCGACGCCGCGGACGGCGCCGCGGTGGAGCGCATGCGCGAGGCGCTCGGCGAGATGGAGATTTCCGGTCGCATCGTCATCGGCGAGGGCGAGCGCGACGAGGCGCCGATGCTCTACATCGGCGAGGAAGTCGGCAGCGGCGGGAAAGAGGTCGACATCGCCGTCGATCCCGTCGAGGGCACGAACCTCGTGGCGAACGGGCTCCCCAACGCGATTGCCGTTATGGCCATCGCCGAGCGCGGAACCTTGCTGCACGCGCCGGACACGTACATGCGCAAGCTCGCGGTAGGCCACAAAGCGGCGCCGTACGTGCACATCGACGCTCCGGTGCGCGAAAACCTCGAGGCCGTCGCCAACGCGCTGGACAAGCCGATCAACGACGTCTGCGTGATCATCCTCGATCGTCCACGCCATGCCGATCTGATTCGCGACGTGCGCGCCGCGGGAGCGCGGATTCGTTTGATATCCGACGGCGACGTCGACGCGTGCATCGCGACGGCGATCGAGTCGACGGGCATTCACGTCGCGATGGGAACGGGCGGCGCGCCGGAAGGCGTGCTGGCCGCCGCCGCGATCAAGTGTCTCGGAGGGAACTTCATGGGGCGCCTTCAACCGCGTAATCCGCAGGAGGCGCAACGCGCGATCGACATGGGCTTCGGCGACCTCGAGCGCGTGCTCGAGCTCGACGACCTCGTTCGCAGCAACGACGTGATCTTCTGTGCGACCGGAATCACCGACGGCGACCTCGTCCGCGGCGTGCGTTTCTTCGGCAATCAGGCGCGCACGCATTCGATCTTAGTCCACTCGAGCGGCACCGTCCGCTTCATCGAATCGACTCACCGGCTCGGCGCGCGTCCGGCCGGGCGTTGA
- a CDS encoding DUF2837 family protein, with translation MHAIAPHLWSGKLIAAMVITFVVQGVTIGAYAARLAGVQTKRIATSISLFNLFVTTGRLANLFMLFFVGPLSDEAGNATVDVAAWHHVFELQLRLIVLAGTGGMVVFALLLPMFTYLFRRGVHSFEARGSVPHSLARLLAPSVIADVLRAQRLPSLAEVRSFDWRSLPKRLLIFNVIVMCVYAIGVQASYLASVLDANVARTAVGLSGVINGVGTIAFTLFVDPTSSIISDQAIHGKRSVDEVRSMVFYLSLTAILGSLLSQVILYPAAVIIEVVARFAAHVHL, from the coding sequence ATGCATGCCATAGCGCCGCATTTGTGGTCCGGGAAGCTCATCGCGGCGATGGTGATCACGTTCGTCGTGCAGGGCGTGACGATCGGCGCCTATGCGGCACGGCTGGCCGGCGTTCAGACGAAGCGAATCGCGACGTCGATCTCGCTCTTCAATCTGTTCGTCACCACCGGGCGGCTCGCGAACCTGTTCATGTTGTTCTTCGTGGGCCCGCTCTCGGACGAGGCCGGCAACGCGACCGTCGACGTCGCGGCCTGGCACCACGTCTTCGAGCTTCAGCTCCGCCTGATCGTGCTCGCCGGCACCGGCGGCATGGTCGTCTTCGCCCTGCTGTTGCCGATGTTCACGTACCTGTTCCGGCGCGGCGTGCACTCGTTTGAGGCTCGCGGGTCGGTTCCGCACTCGCTGGCGCGCCTGTTGGCGCCGTCGGTGATCGCCGACGTGCTGCGCGCGCAACGCCTGCCCTCGCTAGCCGAGGTCCGCTCGTTCGACTGGCGCTCCTTGCCGAAACGCCTCCTGATCTTCAACGTCATCGTCATGTGCGTGTACGCGATCGGCGTACAGGCGTCGTACCTCGCCTCGGTCCTCGACGCGAACGTCGCGCGGACCGCCGTCGGCCTCTCGGGCGTGATCAACGGCGTCGGGACCATCGCGTTCACTCTGTTCGTGGACCCGACCTCGTCCATAATCAGCGATCAAGCGATCCACGGCAAGCGCAGCGTCGACGAGGTGCGGTCGATGGTCTTCTACTTGTCGCTCACGGCCATCCTCGGCTCGCTGCTTTCGCAGGTGATTCTCTATCCGGCCGCAGTAATTATCGAAGTGGTGGCTCGATTTGCAGCGCATGTCCATTTGTAG
- a CDS encoding GtrA family protein, producing MIASVAQRRGVRQFVKFGIVGASGFVVNFVVFTLLQRVVPNHAQPLQYNVIYTVAFLAGGVSNYYLNRIWTFRSTSHAVREGAQFLTVSAIALIVGLIVSAFVSRWLGHGHRTWFVATVAGIFVNFFLNKYWTFRHID from the coding sequence GTGATCGCCTCCGTCGCCCAACGCCGCGGCGTCCGCCAGTTCGTCAAGTTCGGCATCGTCGGCGCGTCGGGCTTCGTCGTCAATTTCGTCGTCTTTACATTGCTTCAACGCGTCGTACCCAACCACGCGCAACCGTTGCAGTATAACGTTATCTACACCGTGGCGTTCCTGGCCGGCGGCGTATCCAACTACTACCTCAATCGCATCTGGACGTTCCGTTCGACCAGCCACGCCGTGCGTGAAGGCGCCCAGTTCCTGACCGTATCCGCCATCGCACTGATCGTGGGCCTGATCGTCTCGGCGTTCGTGAGCCGTTGGCTCGGTCACGGCCATCGCACGTGGTTTGTGGCGACGGTAGCCGGCATTTTCGTCAATTTCTTTTTGAACAAATATTGGACGTTCCGACACATCGATTAA
- a CDS encoding mannosyltransferase family protein — MSAGTQLSPSFYSRLFRPSDLLIAGWAALVAVAAAGLTLGFFAWYALIVPRHHGAIGELGLLVFTLGGLALAVAAWMAYSRYFSLRAGITLDRALRYDALTWPPFLILWVTFVVEPQLTTGARLFLVAAALCCVGKVLIAARFNQTVREVLIDFAATRLAIIVIAELAAVIISQRAGTHVQESSHILLAVWGRWDAVHYLDIATLGYQGTDMAFFPLYPLLIRIVGSLAGNHLIAGLLISSASFFFGLLYLYKLLEHEYDRAVARRAIFYVSIFPTAVYFTAVYSESLFFMLTVASFYYMRSRQWWMAGIFGFFAALTRVEGVLLLVPFIIEWLTQERPLRPRALYDLAAGALIPLGLAIYMAYLWVLRADPLYFSHVQIHWNRHLAPPWVSLANAFEKLIHATSGQLAANQSLEIAFTLLMIAVLLAGWHSLRPSYIAYMALSILVPMSTSNLMSMPRFALVLFPMFAILARWGDRPWVNNIILAFSLPLLGLFTVLFADWYWVA; from the coding sequence GTGTCCGCCGGTACCCAACTCTCGCCGTCGTTCTATTCGCGCCTCTTCCGCCCGAGCGATCTGCTGATCGCGGGCTGGGCCGCGCTCGTCGCGGTCGCAGCCGCTGGGCTCACGCTCGGTTTCTTCGCGTGGTACGCGCTAATCGTCCCGCGCCACCACGGCGCGATCGGCGAGCTTGGGCTCTTGGTTTTCACGCTCGGCGGCCTCGCGCTCGCCGTCGCGGCCTGGATGGCCTACTCGCGCTACTTTTCTCTCCGCGCCGGCATAACGCTCGATCGTGCATTGCGCTACGACGCGCTCACGTGGCCGCCATTCTTGATTCTGTGGGTCACGTTCGTCGTCGAGCCGCAGCTCACGACCGGCGCGCGCTTGTTCCTCGTAGCCGCCGCACTCTGCTGCGTGGGCAAGGTGCTCATCGCCGCTCGGTTCAACCAAACCGTTCGCGAGGTCCTCATCGACTTCGCCGCCACGCGGCTCGCGATCATCGTGATCGCCGAGCTCGCGGCGGTCATCATCAGCCAGCGCGCCGGAACGCACGTTCAGGAGTCGTCACACATCCTGCTCGCCGTCTGGGGCCGGTGGGACGCGGTCCACTACCTCGACATCGCCACGCTCGGCTACCAGGGAACGGACATGGCGTTCTTCCCGCTCTATCCGCTCTTGATCCGAATCGTAGGCTCCCTCGCCGGTAATCACTTGATCGCCGGCCTGCTCATTTCGAGCGCGTCCTTCTTCTTCGGCCTGCTCTACTTGTACAAACTTCTCGAGCACGAATACGACCGCGCGGTCGCGCGACGGGCCATCTTTTACGTCTCGATCTTTCCAACGGCCGTGTACTTCACGGCGGTCTACTCGGAATCGCTCTTCTTCATGCTGACCGTCGCGTCGTTTTATTACATGCGCTCGCGGCAGTGGTGGATGGCGGGAATCTTCGGATTCTTCGCCGCGCTCACGCGCGTCGAGGGCGTCCTCTTGCTCGTTCCGTTCATCATCGAGTGGCTGACCCAGGAACGACCGCTTCGCCCGCGCGCCCTTTACGATCTCGCTGCGGGGGCGCTGATCCCGCTCGGGCTCGCGATCTACATGGCCTATCTCTGGGTCCTACGAGCCGACCCGCTCTACTTCTCGCACGTTCAGATCCACTGGAACCGGCACCTCGCGCCGCCGTGGGTCAGCCTCGCCAACGCGTTTGAAAAGCTGATCCACGCGACGAGCGGGCAGCTCGCGGCGAATCAGTCTCTGGAGATCGCGTTCACGCTGCTGATGATCGCCGTGCTGCTCGCCGGATGGCACAGCCTGCGGCCCTCGTACATCGCGTACATGGCTCTCTCCATCCTCGTGCCGATGTCGACCTCGAACCTCATGTCGATGCCGCGCTTCGCACTCGTGCTCTTCCCGATGTTCGCGATCTTGGCGCGCTGGGGCGACCGGCCGTGGGTCAACAACATCATCCTCGCCTTCTCGCTCCCGTTGCTCGGCCTGTTCACGGTGTTGTTCGCCGACTGGTACTGGGTTGCGTAG